A genome region from Purpureocillium takamizusanense chromosome 8, complete sequence includes the following:
- a CDS encoding uncharacterized protein (EggNog:ENOG503P7TV) encodes MPTQPEVWPHRDSWPPTLVRLGSSSSSKKRASSGPRRDDDEPRPLLEDIDDNPLTYFLTPPPPGITEDDDDMDVHMTADEDLDFDAGIEDAAHPREPVRSVSPSSLSGLRSNNSSSSNQLFKPRRTGSPDLDSDGLTTDEDDEDEDYIHFFSPGGPSRLAALRNIGIDGLRLRSQSPPVLSHTGGPSSPPRSGLFRPPLSSSTRPGRGLLSPAWSYPSPALPSPSLSLYASPSSSPPPLRGRSHVARPRFGQQRSASARARPGGRLWREPSPDVWSIEEETEEEMARSEGGGGDDAVKKTAAKPKKRVRFVLPDAE; translated from the coding sequence ATGCCTACCCAGCCCGAGGTCTGGCCTCACCGGGactcgtggccgccgaccCTGGTGCGCCTcggctcctcgtccagctccaaGAAGAGAGCCTCCTccggcccgcggcgcgacgacgatgagccTCGtccgctgctcgaggacattGACGATAACCCACTCACATACTTCCtcacgccgcctcccccagGCATcaccgaagacgacgatgacatgGACGTACAcatgacggccgacgaggacctcgactTTGACGCCGGTATTGAGGATGCAGCACACCCGCGCGAGCCCGTACGCAGCGTCAGCCCCTCGAGCCTCAGCGGGCTccgcagcaacaacagcagcagcagcaaccagCTGTTCAAGCCCCGACGCACCGGGTCCCCAGATCTGGACTCGGACGggctgacgacggacgaggacgacgaggacgaggactaCATACACTTCTTCTCGCCCGGTGGGCCgtcgcgcctcgccgccctgcgcaaCATTGGCATCGAtgggctgcggctgcgctcGCAGAGCCCCCCCGTCCTCTCCCACACCGGCGGGCCCTCGTCCCCTCCGCGCAGCGGCCTGTTTCGCCCgccgctcagcagcagcacccgaCCCGGGCGGGGGCTGCTGTCCCCTGCGTGGTCGTacccgtcgcccgcgctcccgtctccgtctctgtctctgtatgcgtccccgtcatcgtcgccgccgcctctgcggGGTCGGTCGCACGTGGCGCGCCCGCGGTtcgggcagcagcgcagcgcgtcggccagggcgcggccgggggggcgtCTGTGGAGGGAGCCGAGCCCGGACGTGTGGTccatcgaggaggagacggaggaggagatggcgagaagcgaggggggcgggggcgatGATGCGGTAAAGAAGACGGCTGCGAAGCCTAAGAAGAGGGTGCGATTCGTGCTGCCAGACGCAGAATAG
- a CDS encoding uncharacterized protein (COG:I~EggNog:ENOG503P5XB): MSPRTAFAARRRQARSSLEFRLLLLSAFLFCLVLSWCSSTYSQRSSIPRDPPPHTRIRTHPLPQAADRMRVQLADRSADQEVLVSPDSPTMALRLVTFNIRYATKPGERAGGERPWSVRCPRLGAQLRFITAGHESPFICLQEALHHQIGDVQDQLGPQWAHIGRGRGEGETDGEFSPVFYRADVWKCLRNETRWLSPTPEKPSRGWDAALNRIVTMGEFAHRETGTRAIVMSTHFDHMGVKARTNSAKLLIKFAREWAEAAHSPPSVVLVGGDFNSSPHEEAYQVMTARGSGMLDVADLVPEERRYGNHLTYTSFGEPSETPSRIDFLFIQDPHTARVDTFGVLSNSFDDQIRVSDHRAVVADFTIKAY, translated from the coding sequence ATGTCGCCGCGCACTGCCTttgccgcgcgccggcgtcaagcACGCTCCTCTCTCGAgttccgcctcctcctcctctccgcATTCCTCTTCTGCCTCGTTCTCTCctggtgcagcagcacctaCAGCCAACGTTCAAGCATCCCTcgcgacccgccgccgcatacACGCATCCGTACGCACCCTCTCCCGCAAGCCGCCGACCGAATGAGagtccagctcgccgacagGTCCGCCGACCAGGAGGTCCTTGTGTCGCCCGACAGCCCGACCATggccctgcgcctcgtcaCCTTCAACATTCGCTACGCCACCAAGCCTGGCGAGCGCGCAGGTGGCGAGCGGCCCTGGAGCGTCCGCTGCCCTCGCCTGGGCGCCCAGCTGCGCTTCATCACTGCCGGCCACGAGAGCCCATTCATCTGCCTCCAGGAGGCCCTGCACCACCAAATCGGCGACGTCCAGGATCAGCTCGGCCCCCAGTGGGCGCACatcggccgtggccgcggcgagggcgagaccGATGGCGAATTCTCCCCCGTCTTCTACCGCGCCGACGTCTGGAAGTGCCTCCGCAACGAGACGCGCTGGCTCAGCCCTACGCCCGAGAAGCCCTCCCGTGGCTGGGATGCCGCCCTGAACCGCATCGTCACCATGGGCGAGTTTGCCCACCGCGAAACCGGCACAcgcgccatcgtcatgaGCACCCACTTCGACCACATGGGCGTCAAGGCACGTACAAACAGCGCAAAGCTGCTCATCAAGTTCGCCAGGGAGTgggccgaagccgcccacagcccgccgtccgttgtccttgttggcggcgactTCAATTCGTCGCCCCACGAGGAGGCTTACCAGGTCATGACGGCGCGAGGATCCGGGAtgctcgacgtggccgaTCTTGTGCCCGAGGAGCGCCGGTACGGGAATCATCTCACCTACACAAGCTTCGGCGAGCCCAGCGAAACGCCCAGCCGTATCGACTTTCTCTTTATCCAGGATCCGCATACTGCCCGGGTCGACACGTTTGGCGTCTTATCCAATAGCTTCGACGACCAGATTCGCGTCTCGGATCACcgcgccgttgtcgccgaCTTCACCATCAAGGCTTATTAG